The following are from one region of the Neosynechococcus sphagnicola sy1 genome:
- a CDS encoding DciA family protein has protein sequence MTFQSLDQLLGQWQSQQPRQQQFQHLVKVWPGVVGAVVAAQTRPISIYQGTLRVATASAAWAQNLTFERRRILIKLNTLLTIPVEDIRFTPGQWQQSPKLRTATQPSINPWADHPSQIPVVPPRLPTPSVAPQTAFQHWATVMRARSQSLPLCPHCHAPCPPGELERWGRCSLCAAKQW, from the coding sequence ATGACTTTCCAGTCCCTCGATCAACTTCTCGGTCAATGGCAGTCCCAACAGCCACGGCAGCAGCAATTCCAGCATCTGGTGAAGGTTTGGCCAGGGGTGGTGGGTGCCGTCGTGGCTGCCCAAACCCGCCCCATTTCCATTTACCAAGGAACCTTACGGGTCGCCACCGCCAGCGCTGCCTGGGCCCAAAACCTCACCTTTGAGCGGCGACGCATTTTAATAAAACTCAACACTTTGTTGACAATCCCTGTGGAGGACATTCGCTTCACGCCGGGTCAATGGCAACAGTCTCCAAAGCTGCGCACGGCTACCCAACCCTCAATCAACCCATGGGCAGATCATCCGAGCCAGATCCCCGTGGTGCCGCCGCGCCTTCCTACCCCCAGCGTTGCCCCTCAAACCGCCTTCCAGCATTGGGCGACTGTGATGCGGGCTCGCAGCCAGTCCCTGCCCCTGTGTCCCCACTGTCATGCTCCCTGCCCCCCCGGTGAGCTAGAGCGTTGGGGTCGCTGTTCCCTGTGTGCGGCGAAGCAATGGTAG